CCACGGGCGGACGGTACCTGTTCCGCCTTGATGGCGGGCTGGACATGGAGCTGCTGTCGCCGGACGGCAGGATGTGCATCCTGCGCGGCAAGGTGGGCGATCTGCCCGCCGACGAAAACGCCGCCAACGCCCTGCTGGCGGAATGCGCCCGGCGCGCCGTGGCGCGTGCCCGCACCCGCGGCGCCGTGCTGACCCTGGAGGACGGCGCGCTGGTGCTGTTCCGGCAACTGTCGCCGGAAGAGGCCGCATCGCCCGACGAGGCGCCCCGCAAGGCCGGGGAGTTCCTGAACGACCTCGCCTGGTGGCGGGGGCGGGTGCAGGCCCAGTCGGCTGGCGGCGGCCGGTCGGGCGACCGGGCGGGCAGCGGGGGCAGCGGGGGCGGCTACGATGCGAGGTTCGCGGGCATGTCGGCCACGTGGTTATCAGGTCGTTGAAAGGTGGTTTCCTTGCAGCCAGAACATCCGTCGCTCGTCCTGCGGTCGCGACTTCCTTCCGTTCCTCGTCTTGCGGTCGCGGGGGCCGTCGCGCGGGTCGTGCGCGGTGCGCTGCCGATCCTTGCCCTGCTGCTGTGCCTGCTGGTGGCGGTTACGCCCTGCATGGCCGCGCCCGCCGCGTCTCCCGTGTCTTCCGGACCTGGCGCGTCTCCCGTATATGGCGGCTCTGGCGGGTTCGTGGGGGCGTACACCCACTATTCCGAGCAGGAGGACCTTACCGTCCTGCTCATGGATTTCGCCCGCTCGCAGGGGCTTGGGGCGTCGTTCTCGCCCGGCGTCACCGGCACGGTGAGCGGCAGGTTCGACGCGGTGCCCCCGGAAAAGTTCCTGCAGGGCATGCGGGCCGCCTTCGGCGTGCTGTGGTACCGGGTGGGCGCCACGCTGAACTTCTACAGCGAGGCGGAAACCAGCCGCATCTTCATTTCGCCCCGGGTCATGAGCGCCGAGGCGTTGTATCAGGCGCTGAAGCAGTCGTCGGTGCTGTCGCCGCAGTTGCCCGCCGACCTCATGCCCGGCGGGGGCATGATCGTGGTGGCCGGGCCGCAGGGGTACCTGGACCAGGTTTCCGCCGCCGTGTCCGCCTTCGAGGAAGCGCAGACCAGCAACTTCGGGATGCGGGTCTTTCCGCTCAAGTACGCCTGGGCCGAAGACATTTCGGTCAACAGCATGGACAAGACGGTGACCCTGCCGGGTGTGGCCAGCATCCTGCGGGCCATGGTCACAGGTTCGCCCGCCAGCGCCTCCCGCGTCACGCAGGAACCGGCCACGGTGGACAAGCTTTCCGGCACCGGCCTGGTGGCGCAGGGGCGGCAGCAGGCCCAGCCCCAGCAATCCCAGGCCCCGCAGGGGCAGCAGGG
This genomic window from Nitratidesulfovibrio sp. SRB-5 contains:
- a CDS encoding CesT family type III secretion system chaperone, whose protein sequence is MSIMRTTAEAIANAAGWKPPVPVGQPGDATGGRYLFRLDGGLDMELLSPDGRMCILRGKVGDLPADENAANALLAECARRAVARARTRGAVLTLEDGALVLFRQLSPEEAASPDEAPRKAGEFLNDLAWWRGRVQAQSAGGGRSGDRAGSGGSGGGYDARFAGMSATWLSGR